DNA from Cataglyphis hispanica isolate Lineage 1 chromosome 6, ULB_Chis1_1.0, whole genome shotgun sequence:
TATACATATCAGTTTATCGatgattatttcataaattgtatatatttatatgtttgtgtAATAATTACCTGGCCAGGAATTTTAGAAGTTTTCAGATGTTCtgttaattgatttttctgaTTGATCGTGAGTCGCTTCCGTTTCAAAGTGGAGGCATGATTTGTTTGTTGTCCACTCATCTGTACAAGATTAGATTGAGTATTGAAGGTACCAATTTTGGAAGGTGAATTTGTCGTCGCGTTCGTTGCAGCTGACGGCGCGGAAGATACCGGCGTGTTCGGTCGGGATTTTTTCACAGTCGGCGAATTAGGTTCACTTTCCACGGAACTGCTCGTCGAGTTTCTTCGTTTGTGagaatcttttttgtttttgttctcGCAGACAGGCATCATGGATCGCAACGGTAACGGATGCGGTTGCAGCAGAATGCTGCCGATAAAGTCGCCAATTTCATCCAATATGCATCTATCCACCATGTTCTGTGTGATACCTTCCAGTACCTTCTTGGACGTGGATATTCTGAGATAATCGTCTGCTGTGCCTACGACCACAAGACTCGTCTCCACTAGCATCTTCTCCCGGAGATCTTCCAAATCATCTGGTCTAACGAGGGTTGCGTTTTGCCCGATAATAAACATAACGGGACAACGAATGTCCATCAACATATCATCGGGCGTACCGCGCTTTCCTTCGACCGTCGAAAAAGGAAATCCAATGCAAATAACAGCGGTTACATGTTCCATCTGGGCAatctatatcataaaataaattagataataagaaGAGAAAGTTATACATAAATAGGAAAAGATAACATTACCTGACAAGCAAGTGCCGCACCAGTATTGAAACCTACGAGTATGATTGGTCTTCCAGGACAGTCGTTTTTAACATCTTGTATTTTGGCTCTCGTAGCCTGAACTAATTGATCTATGCATACCATCATGGTCATTCTGTTAGCTGCCAATCCCATTTGAGTATGAACGGTAGCAACCATGCCTAATGATCCTAACTGCGTGATCCATTTATGTTGACGAGAAGAAACGGTTGACGTGATGCCAGATGGTACTATTATCAAGATCGGATTTCCAGGCAGTTtcttctataattaattttatttctattcataTACTTGAGcagtgtaatataatatatgttagtaattaaattatcatatttacgGGTCGACTTCCATTTAAACTTGGCGCGACCGGATCCCAAGATCGTTTCAAGAGCGATCCAAGTGTTTCCCATGTAATGGAACCTCCTCTAGCGTTAATATTTGGTTGTACGGCAATCATCTTATCGATTAGCTGAGGAATCTTTACTCTCAGAGTCTGTAAGATATCGAGATAGATTGCCAAATATTCGTGAGGAAGATGTTCGAACAATAGATTGTGCAGCCATTGAGCCAATCTCCAATCCCATCCAGTTGACGCTAACATTTCACGAAATCGTCTGGTCGCAATATCCACGGACGTTCTTCGAAAGATGGGCTCTATTGCGCTTTTAGCCTTGGCCAATCTCGCGAGTCTTTCCGAACTCAATATCCGAGTTACTTTGCTGAATATGCGATTCTGAACTGAAGACCATAAAGTTTTGTTTATATTCTCCTCCCaatcttcctctttctcagGTCGTGCAAAACTCGCTAAACGTTGAAACTCATCCATGAGATGCCGAGTTCTAGTTAAATCAAAGAGTGGTATCAATGGTTCGCTGTCAATATCTTCCACATCAATCTCTTCATCCTTTTTATGTTTATCactaagatataaaaaataatatattataataatggaaaaatcattattttatattatattactctaaagattaatttaatttacatattatatcgataatcTTACTTTGTTGCagtgttttttgaaaaaaataatttttttacaggcttgacataaatattttctggtTTCCAATTCCAGGGTCGGGCATAACAATGATCTTTGAATATTACATCAACATCCATTTCATAACTTCCAGCGAGTTGATGTAAATATACTGTAACTCTATTTGAATTGTCATCAAATGTGTCAGTGGTCGGACTTGGTAGGCCAGAACTGCCCACAGATGTAGATGGTGCCATGGATACAGGTGTTAACATTATGTTGtcttatttccaatattaaatttaccaatagtaactaaaataaatatatataattaatacttctGTATTTATCccaaacattttattgtacaacattataatacaaaaaatactcTAATATTCATCTTGATAGAACAGAATTCTTCGAAATGAATATTGtgcatgatatatattatgctaaaATGATTAGCTAATTAGTATAAATTTCTACCatcataattatgtacatGAATGATATAATGCTGTGTGTAcacttttctataaatttaattaaatgtagacTATAcagaatacacacacatacacacttaCATGTGAAAACTAACCTATATTTATGCCACGTTAGATAACAAATGTCTTTAATCATCAATTAACAATCGTGTGCTACCATTTGCtgcaatttatcaataatgcaattattccACATATTCTAGAGCATTCCAATTGTACCGACTTATACactgacaaatatttaatattacttcatATCACAcgtaattaaaactaaaagtaACTAAAAGAATTagcatacacaaatatatgcacCCATTTTCGTGTAATCGTTAACGACCTTTGTGTATGTGAATGTgatgtaaattacattattatcttatacgTGTGTGAACACATGTGGCCATTGCGAATTTATTCGCTGCTGCACTTTTCCGAACTAGTGCAGCCAGTTCAtccatatattctttaataatccacgatataaaaatgggggagatgaagaaaataaataatgtaagatacataaaaaaaatacaaaagcattattgtgaaataatgtaagaaatagataaaatattcaagctTTAGttggaaagaaggaagagcaATACAAAGTACAGATAATCGAGATTACTATCGATAACGTTCGACTTGCATTCATACGTGGTATCGACGTTTCATTTATCGGGTGTCCTAAATCTGATTGCACTTTCGCGTCGACGCGAGCCGCGTTATTACACGATGAATTgtttaagtttaatattacaatttatattctttgttcGTATAGCGAAATCGGTATGATCTTAGtttaaatgtgtaatttaCTGAGATGACTAACGTACGCAAACTTAAGTTTTCGGCGGGATTTTGGTTCGATGTTCTGCTACGTGTCTTTCTGGCAGTGCTATTCGTGTAAGTTgacatttaacatttaatagatGTGCAATTAAACAATCAATCTGCTATAATTAGCACTCTGTGACGTgtcatttcattttttgtgtttatatagaggattaattaatatttattaacaagaaTGTTACGTCCAATATATGCATGTTATATTACATCATTATTTCAAAAGCATAGAAATgtctttttagaattattaatatttttattaatataacacatatactattttattaatataattattaataatgtatttttctgaAAGATGGAGATCtgttatattgcatatttattttttgaatacacAAGCAATTGctttttcttatcttaataGTATCATTAATCACAAgtcgaatattttgaattttttatgactTTTAGAGAGCTAGAAAAAGCAGAACCATTTACGAGAACAATTCATGAAGATGAATTATGGTTGTACAGAAACCCAAGGACAGATTCTTTTGTTCCAACCACAGTATTatgggtatatatatatatttataaactagaTATCACATATGTtgtacataatacatattaaatagaataattttccttttttcagcCTCTTGTATTTATGATGCCgattattgttatttgtttcttttttataatacacaaaGATAAAGTTGATTTTCAACAGTCAATATTATCTGTAACATTAGCCCTGGGATTAAATGGTCTTATTACAGATATTTTGAAACTTATAGTAGGTatgtaatatcgaaatatttgagagagaaggagagagagagagagagagaaagagagagctgaatagatctatattaaataaagagatttataaatttttttaatatcagttattttattattcactaTTTTCAGGTCGTCCAAGGCCAGATTTTTTTTGGCGGTGTTTTCCAGATGGGCAAATAAATCCGGGATTTAAATGTACCGGAGATCCAATTGTTATTAGAGATGGAAAGAAGTCATTCCCAAGCGGACATTCCTCGTGTACGTCAATATTGCAtcagtaattatatttgataatataaatatttctctcttttcttgacaaattaatttttatatctatatttgcataaatgtgTCAGTTGATTTGAGAacaatgtaacatatatttttaatattccaccaagatgtttatataaataatttatcttttagttGCGTTCGCTAGTTTTGGTTTCATCTCCTTGTATGTAGCtggaaaaatacatacattcaGTCTGGCAGGAAAAGGACAATCATGGAGATTGTGCCTATTCTTTTTGCCGCTTCTCGTCGCTCTTACTATCGCATTAAGCAGAACATGcgattatcatcatcattggcaaggtaaacttttttttgtcgagataatttaatcctatttctttattgatatttcattataatttcaatatgatttttcaatataattttagatgtaGCGGTAGGATCAATAATAGGCTATTGCTTAACATATATTTGCTACAGACATTATTATCCTTCGTTAGATTCACCATATTGTGATAAACCATATACTGTGCTTACGTTACAAATTCAATCAGACATCAAATCTAACAAGAGTGAACAAATTAAGTGGATATAAAAGTGAGAACTATTTTTATCTGCACATCgcataaagtattttaatcagtatttgatttgattaaaaCTTCTGAGACTTGTATTTTGTGTATCAATACAAAAGAGAATATGTCTCTGTATGAGtaaaaacaaacttttaaatatattgaaatttctacatattatacatctaTTTGTTACAGTTCTATCATCTGTGTCAGgctgtctttttcttttttttttttttttgtgcttgTATCTTTAAGAtagctatttctttttataaatagttgtattaaaaatagaacaggtacaaaaatatttttgtataattattagttacatttgtatttaattttttataagactttttattcttttcatatcCTAAAGTTTCTATGCAGTTACGCTTTTcggacttttaattttttctttcgaaattatattaatataaattatataattattattttaattctacatatttacaataaacaaaaatgatcAATTTAACAACAGAATTATCCTTAGTTGATCattatgtgtttaaatttatgcaactaaaattataaagaaaattatagattgaAATAGACGCGTTAGACGCAATCTTTTCAAATTATCGCGCACCGCTTGGATTGCGTTCGAAAACCCACTCGGAATAGAGCAGCATTTGATTGGCCAATCAGAACAAAAGCATTTCTCTGTCTCCGATTGGTCGATCGAATGCCTCTTATCCGACGAGTAGGTTAGGTAGGTTTTCGAACGCAATCTTGGAGCAGTCGATTCGTGTCGACAGGCGTTATCGCTCGGGCATTATCGCACATCGAGCCACATTTCTCCGCGACGTTTCAGTTTCAGACCGCAATATCATCGCGTCGGCCAATCGTGGGATCCTACTCTCGGCCATATCGAATTGCGCATTCTCGGTCGCATCTCGCGTGGCATCCGTGATCGTGATCATccatccgtccgtccgtctGTCTGTCTGCCTGTCTATTCGGTCGTCCGCTCGGCCCAGTTCGGTACTGTCTGCGCCGCGAGTAAGTTCCGATTGCGATCTCATGTTGGGGGGAAAAAGAGGAGATTGATATCTCGTGCGATCTCGAGGGGAGATTCCGATACGTCATCGGGACGCACGGAAGAGGCTCGAGAGACAACGCCTGCTACTACCCAGACCCCATTGTGTGACATAGTTATTTGCGAGCTGTTGTGTTGGTGAAATGTTGTCCCGCTGACTTCCTCCGATGCATGGTGAGAACTCATAAGCAAGCGTCATTCGCCCTCACCGTCTTCATTGTCGCGAGTGCTAAGCGGTTAAACGCTTAGGATCGTGTTCGCGTCGCTCATGCTCTCGACGCGAAGCCTCTCTTAACAGTCGGCTATTCTCGAGAGGAATTCGCGTATATACATAGTTCTCTGTCTCCTATACAAGAGCCACGCGCTAACTTGGTGCGAAGAGCGTACGGAGCGCCAGTTGCCGAAAGCTGCTTCAACGTACAGCGGACGTTGTTATACGAGTGAGATGATCAACATGGAAACGGACAAAATTATCGACGACACGAACACGAGTCAGCAGGTGAGAATGACTAGGCCATTTGTAGGTATCCATGC
Protein-coding regions in this window:
- the LOC126850200 gene encoding phospholipid phosphatase 5, giving the protein MTNVRKLKFSAGFWFDVLLRVFLAVLFVELEKAEPFTRTIHEDELWLYRNPRTDSFVPTTVLWPLVFMMPIIVICFFFIIHKDKVDFQQSILSVTLALGLNGLITDILKLIVGRPRPDFFWRCFPDGQINPGFKCTGDPIVIRDGKKSFPSGHSSFAFASFGFISLYVAGKIHTFSLAGKGQSWRLCLFFLPLLVALTIALSRTCDYHHHWQDVAVGSIIGYCLTYICYRHYYPSLDSPYCDKPYTVLTLQIQSDIKSNKSEQIKWI
- the LOC126850177 gene encoding KAT8 regulatory NSL complex subunit 3 isoform X2, whose amino-acid sequence is MLTPVSMAPSTSVGSSGLPSPTTDTFDDNSNRVTVYLHQLAGSYEMDVDVIFKDHCYARPWNWKPENIYVKPVKKLFFSKNTATNDKHKKDEEIDVEDIDSEPLIPLFDLTRTRHLMDEFQRLASFARPEKEEDWEENINKTLWSSVQNRIFSKVTRILSSERLARLAKAKSAIEPIFRRTSVDIATRRFREMLASTGWDWRLAQWLHNLLFEHLPHEYLAIYLDILQTLRVKIPQLIDKMIAVQPNINARGGSITWETLGSLLKRSWDPVAPSLNGSRPKLPGNPILIIVPSGITSTVSSRQHKWITQLGSLGMVATVHTQMGLAANRMTMMVCIDQLVQATRAKIQDVKNDCPGRPIILVGFNTGAALACQIAQMEHVTAVICIGFPFSTVEGKRGTPDDMLMDIRCPVMFIIGQNATLVRPDDLEDLREKMLVETSLVVVGTADDYLRISTSKKVLEGITQNMVDRCILDEIGDFIGSILLQPHPLPLRSMMPVCENKNKKDSHKRRNSTSSSVESEPNSPTVKKSRPNTPVSSAPSAATNATTNSPSKIGTFNTQSNLVQMSGQQTNHASTLKRKRLTINQKNQLTEHLKTSKIPGQTNINAENGITLNIGTLASLAPIGPIRLAPTTVNQSVTSSKTSNTSKAVTATVKVPKIISNVPLQNVSKMKTIVSSNKSYSNVMSNNYRQVNVAEKSGDAKLVNVFTTGNQIRVNTAAGAGSKAACATTGTLSNLLQSGKSSIALTSGPSSARVSSASSILLTTTNSSASNITSSTTTPSKAMEEMGMSSESHLLEISKSTLLPRQEAASDNSHNTCGNIVIVENSLHNRSASSSVIVPFNTQNSGNILPLSNKLKLSHKSMKTMPKITVNANNLQRLQKGKVVHSIQKKNIVTNDIDDELGNILDIPIIFAKDDDNLSNIDKIPIVTQATPIKEPQERPKLSSTTKVVLISNKQDKQLPNKPVICPNMQNLNQLILQTRSQNNGLSMKNRLPIENRLVQPAVKYTKIILAKRSSQPTQQNERGEQQMIATTKIAENMNAPKILTFEKDEHRYIQAQPSKASINYDSLTNNVLEIEDAIKTNIIERKYVSTIDTMSPVTLDDDDCDILNDTKLEHEKEYNSEQSIFDNVNEIQT
- the LOC126850177 gene encoding KAT8 regulatory NSL complex subunit 3 isoform X1, giving the protein MLTPVSMAPSTSVGSSGLPSPTTDTFDDNSNRVTVYLHQLAGSYEMDVDVIFKDHCYARPWNWKPENIYVKPVKKLFFSKNTATNDKHKKDEEIDVEDIDSEPLIPLFDLTRTRHLMDEFQRLASFARPEKEEDWEENINKTLWSSVQNRIFSKVTRILSSERLARLAKAKSAIEPIFRRTSVDIATRRFREMLASTGWDWRLAQWLHNLLFEHLPHEYLAIYLDILQTLRVKIPQLIDKMIAVQPNINARGGSITWETLGSLLKRSWDPVAPSLNGSRPKKLPGNPILIIVPSGITSTVSSRQHKWITQLGSLGMVATVHTQMGLAANRMTMMVCIDQLVQATRAKIQDVKNDCPGRPIILVGFNTGAALACQIAQMEHVTAVICIGFPFSTVEGKRGTPDDMLMDIRCPVMFIIGQNATLVRPDDLEDLREKMLVETSLVVVGTADDYLRISTSKKVLEGITQNMVDRCILDEIGDFIGSILLQPHPLPLRSMMPVCENKNKKDSHKRRNSTSSSVESEPNSPTVKKSRPNTPVSSAPSAATNATTNSPSKIGTFNTQSNLVQMSGQQTNHASTLKRKRLTINQKNQLTEHLKTSKIPGQTNINAENGITLNIGTLASLAPIGPIRLAPTTVNQSVTSSKTSNTSKAVTATVKVPKIISNVPLQNVSKMKTIVSSNKSYSNVMSNNYRQVNVAEKSGDAKLVNVFTTGNQIRVNTAAGAGSKAACATTGTLSNLLQSGKSSIALTSGPSSARVSSASSILLTTTNSSASNITSSTTTPSKAMEEMGMSSESHLLEISKSTLLPRQEAASDNSHNTCGNIVIVENSLHNRSASSSVIVPFNTQNSGNILPLSNKLKLSHKSMKTMPKITVNANNLQRLQKGKVVHSIQKKNIVTNDIDDELGNILDIPIIFAKDDDNLSNIDKIPIVTQATPIKEPQERPKLSSTTKVVLISNKQDKQLPNKPVICPNMQNLNQLILQTRSQNNGLSMKNRLPIENRLVQPAVKYTKIILAKRSSQPTQQNERGEQQMIATTKIAENMNAPKILTFEKDEHRYIQAQPSKASINYDSLTNNVLEIEDAIKTNIIERKYVSTIDTMSPVTLDDDDCDILNDTKLEHEKEYNSEQSIFDNVNEIQT